One Paenibacillus sp. SYP-B4298 genomic window, ATGGTGGTAGAGGATGAGGCGCTCGTGCGGGTCGGGCTGCGTTATATGGTGGACTGGGAAAGCCATGATGTGCACTGGAAGGCGGAGGCCTCCAATGGCGAAGAAGCGCTCCGGCTGATGGAGGAGCAGGACATCCATATCGTGATGACTGACATTCGGATGCCGGGCATGGACGGGCTGGCGCTGGCGGACCAGATTAAGGAGCGGTACAGCCATGTGCAGATCATTTTCTTGAGCAGCTATGACAATTTCCCGTATGTGAAGGAGGCGCTGCGGCTGGGGGCGATCGACTATCTGCACAAGCCGACGATGGCGGAGGAGGAGATTGCCGGGGCGCTAACTAAGGCCAAGCTGCTGCTGGAGAAGGACAGTTCCACTCGGAGCAAGCCGGGACTGTCCGAGCAGGAGAAGAATGATCTGCTGCTGTCGCTGCTCGATACGTATACGTTCCCGGACCGTGCGGCTCTGAAGGAGCTGCAGGGGGGCTGGCTGACCGGGCCGCTGTGGGTCTGCCTGTTCCGTGTGCGCGATGATGCGCACCAGGAGCTGACGGCTGCAGAGGCGCATCTGGAGTCAGGTCGTGCCAGCACGGGGGACAATGAAGGCGACCCTCTCAAATTTTTATCCGTGCGCTACGTCATTGATGAGTATGTATCCAGAGATTGGGGGGGCGATGTCTTTCACCGCAATCACCGGGAGATTATATGGCTGGCTCCAGCGACGGATAAGGCGGGACGGACGGGGGCGAAGGACAGGGGCAAGTACCTGGAACGGCTGCGGCAGAAGGTATTCGACATCTTGAATGAGGTGATCGTGTTCTCGGCAAGCGGCGATTACAAGTCGCTTGAGGACATCCCGGCAGCTTACATGGAGGCCCTGCTGCGCTTCCCGATCAACAAGCAGAGCGACAGTCATCATGTGCGGATGGTCAAGGAATATATTGATGCGCATCTGGTGGAGGAGCTGTCGCTGCAGAAGGCTTCGGAGATGACCGGAATTACCGCGGGCTATCTGAGCCGAATCTTCCAGCGCGAGATTGGGGAGAGCTTCAGCGAGTATATTATTCGTAACAAAATGACTCATGCCCAAAGGCTGCTGCGCGAGAGCAGCATGAAGGTGTATGAGGTGGCGGCAGCGGTCGGCTATGCGAATCCGCATTACTTCAGCAAGCTCTTCAAGGAGCGGACAGGGATGACGCCGTTGGAATACCGTAATCGCTAGCTCGGATGTGAGGGCTGGGCGGCTGCCCATGCGGAGCGTTGTAGGGGCAGGTATAGAAGCAAGGGGGCAGGGCATGGGGCCCGGCGGCCTCGCCAAGGGCGGCCAAGAGCCTGTGATCAGCGTATGGATGCTGAGATCACAGGCTCTTGGCCGCTTGCGCATACTTAGGAAGAAATGGAGGATTTGCTGGAAGCATCCGATTTGAACAGCAACTGATCCACAGAGAGCAGGCGACTGCCAGTCAGTACTAGCATGACGGACATTGCCAGCAACGCCAGATCAAGCTCATAGCCAGCCATCTCGCCATTGCCAGTGAATCCGACTGCCAGCTTGACCTTGAAGATCGCGACGACCATCGTAATTGCCAGCAGCGCTCCGATGGCGCGCGTACCCAGTCCAACTATGAGCAGCAGTCCGCCCACCAGCTCGACGATCGCGACAATATAGCTCATGAATTGCGGAATGCCCATGCTGTCGAACCACATGCCGACATTGCCGATGCCACCTTGAAATTTGTCATAGCCATGAATAGCAAATGTAAGTCCGAGCACAATTCTTGCAATTAGCAATCCGATTTCTGCTGTTCGATTCATTGATCATTCTCCTTTAATAGTGGTCTTCATGTACATGTTTCTACGCTTGGGGTGAACCTGCTGCTGAAGCCAGGCGAAGCTCAATCCCCGAGGGGTCATATACCAGGTAATGCCCGGCTTCACCTGTGACGGTGATGCCAGCCTGCTTCAGTCGGCCGACGGTCTCCTGTAAGGCAGCGTGGTCAGGCAGCAGGATCGTGTAGTAGGCCAGGCCAGTTGCATCTGCTGGCGCGATCGGTACGCCCTCTCCGGCCCAGCTATTCAGGCCGATATGGTGATGGTATCCGCCGGTCGCGATGAATAGCGCCCCCATCTGCGCTCTGGCATCGGCCGCAATGTCGAACCCGAGCGTATCGACGTAGAAGGCTTTGGATTGCTCCAGGCTGCTGACATGGAGATGAATGTGGCCGAGCGTCGTGCCATTCGGAAGTCCGTGCCATTCATGCCCCTGTGCAAGCTCCAGCAAGCCATCCCAGTCGATCGGATCGGAGGCCATCTTGATGTTGCCCTGTGAGTCCAACTGCCACTCGTCGCGCGCACGATCGCGATACAATTCAATGCCATGATTGTCTGGA contains:
- a CDS encoding response regulator codes for the protein MWNLMVVEDEALVRVGLRYMVDWESHDVHWKAEASNGEEALRLMEEQDIHIVMTDIRMPGMDGLALADQIKERYSHVQIIFLSSYDNFPYVKEALRLGAIDYLHKPTMAEEEIAGALTKAKLLLEKDSSTRSKPGLSEQEKNDLLLSLLDTYTFPDRAALKELQGGWLTGPLWVCLFRVRDDAHQELTAAEAHLESGRASTGDNEGDPLKFLSVRYVIDEYVSRDWGGDVFHRNHREIIWLAPATDKAGRTGAKDRGKYLERLRQKVFDILNEVIVFSASGDYKSLEDIPAAYMEALLRFPINKQSDSHHVRMVKEYIDAHLVEELSLQKASEMTGITAGYLSRIFQREIGESFSEYIIRNKMTHAQRLLRESSMKVYEVAAAVGYANPHYFSKLFKERTGMTPLEYRNR
- a CDS encoding DoxX family protein is translated as MNRTAEIGLLIARIVLGLTFAIHGYDKFQGGIGNVGMWFDSMGIPQFMSYIVAIVELVGGLLLIVGLGTRAIGALLAITMVVAIFKVKLAVGFTGNGEMAGYELDLALLAMSVMLVLTGSRLLSVDQLLFKSDASSKSSISS
- a CDS encoding VOC family protein, with product MSGHMHPNIMLGEIKLKVSNLQRSLDFYTDIVGFRVLHTDGAQASLTYDGVTAAIVLEELPGARITPRRAAAGLYHFAILLPDRLSLGITLRHLVDHGIRIGQADHLVSEALYIYDPDNHGIELYRDRARDEWQLDSQGNIKMASDPIDWDGLLELAQGHEWHGLPNGTTLGHIHLHVSSLEQSKAFYVDTLGFDIAADARAQMGALFIATGGYHHHIGLNSWAGEGVPIAPADATGLAYYTILLPDHAALQETVGRLKQAGITVTGEAGHYLVYDPSGIELRLASAAGSPQA